A region of the Ctenopharyngodon idella isolate HZGC_01 chromosome 2, HZGC01, whole genome shotgun sequence genome:
tatgtctcttactgaaatatgtaatagaaaacccatgaaagatttacattatttaaaaaatccatgacatatttggacaatgggcagcgccattttgtttgcgtTCTATGTCGGTGatgtcaaatggttgcactcactgagctactgacactgtcctattgctatttttaatgcaacacaattcggaatataatatacgatgccacattgtgcagcttttggttgttatattaagccatacaagtcttaacatCAGGGGTTCCCTTTTGTATAtgtgtatttgtcattgaatcattctttgaaaagatttgttcaaaaacactgattcatccagtaatgaaacatgtatttattaatgagtcattgaattgattgaaaaccatttttttaaataattcattcaaattaattaaacatttttccagcaattagagtccagcaattaatattttgcaagaacctctagtaaattacacgctattttgtttagttgtatattcagaatcgtggtagaatcgtgatctctatttgaaactgTCTTGATTAatccaggattagaccttagtttaattaggatatttaagtagcctTTACCTTAGAAAGAAAATGAAtcctgagacaaaacaatggcactgacatactttaagacatgctttcggttaaaacagctcaaacatgcactGTAGTCTGGGACTAGACTTAAGCCTCGTCTGTGAAACTGTGTAatgagtaataaaataagaagctaattacaagcaataggacaaataaacggtgctttaagtttttcaggtagccTAGGTCTAGTATTCAAGTAAAAAAtagtacagaaattgaataaaacaacaaatgtaaaataaaaatgacatggtctttactgtatgaattaaatatgttacagaagttattcagtcaagagcagtgagggattttctcattttcttttgttgttggatTAATATTattgacacagacagcagcagatttattaggctgctgtctctttaagagtgcccggatccaatatactgagtCTGACACTAGGAACAATGACACTactgtctttttagagctgcttgaATTctgttttgcattattattttccTGTTCATCCCTGTAAAGCTGCCACCTagcgacaaaaaaaaaaaataatcatatttttcaaaactcctgccttgatcaacacaaagtaggtgtcatttgaaagcttagagtctgAACTTTACAATGAATGTAGCCGTTTTGATTAACTCCTAAATACTGCTgagttatttgctgaaaaaaaaaaaaagttttcataatttatgaaatattttttttttgtactatgtactgcaaaaacatacagctcagataatcatgtgtcatatatcatttgaaaggtcTTATGGAGTAGAATACAACAAGCATAATTGTTTTGGGCTTTGACTAAACTTGAGCGAGTTTTTGTATGTGAAGCCCCGCAAGACCCATGTGTAAATAATATACCAATGCGGCATTATGTCACGTTTTTGCTCGTAACTTCATAAAACATGCTCCGATTGTTGAAAATTGGACATCATTATTTACAACATTCTCACGATTAAAATGAGTCCAACATCAACATAATCCAATAAGTCAATCACGAGATATTCCTCACAGAATTACGGCACATAAAAGGTGCACAGACGCTAACTAAAATCAGATGTTTTCTCACTTAGAACTTAAGGAAACATGCATAGATTGTAGAAAATAGCACATCATTACTTACAGTGGATGCTCCCGATTGAAATGagtccaaaatcaacataatcccTTGCTTCAATCTCGAGATACTCCTCATGAAGTaacgattttaaaaatgcccattagGCCGCGTCAAGGGCTAAACAAAAAGGCTACTTTGGTTCCAAATGTTGTAACTTTTGATTTCTTTATGcgatcaccacaaaatttgatccaGATACAGCTTGCATATAGGGGAACCAAAAAAGAACTATCCCCTACCTTATTTCCTTCCTGAGTTATTACATGTCAAATAAGAAAGTTATGTAAAATTTCCCCggaacacttttattttttgtcttttatcagcagtttcttagcatgagaatgtccaaatttattattattttttttttatttaaaaaaataaaaccttttttttttttcaaacaatacCAAGCTTTTGTCTCTCATTGTTACAGATTTGGAGTTATGAGTCATTCTTTTTGAGCATGCCACtcagaaaacaatttttttttaaaaaatgcctaCCTTTTTTCTAAATtctgtaacttttgatttctTTATGCGATCACCACAAAAATTGATCCAGATACAGGTCACATATAGAGGAACATCACCAATCAAGACTGATCCTCCTACCTTATTGCCATCATGAAATATTGCAAAGATATGTAAAATTTCCCTtgaacacacttttttttgccttttattagcagtttctcagcatgagaatgtccaaatttgattttttttttttttttttttttttttttttttaattttaaaaagttttctttcaaatgacaccaaccttttgactctccttgctaaagttttggagttatgagtctttacttttttgtATGTCTGAAAACTCTGAAAATGCCTTCAGGGCTTAAGGGgttaaaacaatctgtattgtataaagtcaGACCTGCGTACAAGTACTAAATTCAGTTCTCTTGAGTggtttattgtgcttttaataACTTATCAAACACATCCCACTCATTTTCTCATTCACAGATTCTCATTATCGCTCTACATTTACATATGTGATAAAAAACAATATAGCATAATCTCTATCGATTGACActtcaagtcacctttatttatatagcactttttacaatgcagattgtgtctcaaagcagctttacagtgataactggtaaatcattttggctgcacagcagctcttaaagaaaatggtgccattgtccagcttaagtaaatacAGTATTGATTAATTCTGTTGTAAATCAGTAGTTGTCTATAGGATACATAGCACTACTCCGCGCCTCCGCTGACATACTCTCACGCACCACGCTTTGAAAAACATTGGCTAATTAAAGACATTTCTTTAGTTGCCTAGTGTAAAATTTGGTCACATGCAATTGTAGAGGGTTGTAGAAGGAAGACTTTTAGATTGAGTTTGTAGGATATGGACAGTATTGCTTACTAAATACTAATAATGTCTTTCTAACTTCTTTACATCCAACAGTTCAAATTCATACAGCGATTATGATTTACGTCTGCAGTGAAACCATAGAAGTTCATCGGTAAAGGCAGGAATTTTCCCACCTTTTTACGAGTGAATAAACCACTCGGATGTGCTGTGAAGAAGAAATAAGTCCAGGTCAACAAATATTGAGGATATACAATTACAAACATGGAAATGAAGGTTGTCAAAGAGGAGAGTGACAACATGAGTGAGCCATGCAAAGAGgaacaaagaggttggtgtCCATTCCTGATTTCTTCTTCAATGACTGCTGAGGAACAGgagtttcatttaatttcatttaatttttcgGCTTAATTTGACTTGTATACATCTTCATTTTAGACCTGGTGGAAGTCAAAGAAGAAAGTGAAGAGCTGAGTGAAGTGGAGAAACATGGATTTGTCACTGGAGAGCATTCTTCTAATAGCTCACAGATAGAAAAGCCTGGAGATGTTTTCACCTGccctcaatgtggaaagagtttcaaagtaaaaggaaaccttaaagctcacatgagagttcacaccggagagaagccgttcaaaTGCCCTCGTTGTGGTAAGGGTTTCAAACATAAAGGACACGTTCGCACTCACATTAgaattcacaccggagagaTGCCTTTCAAATGCCATCAATGTGGGAAGAGCTTCAACGAAAGAGGAAACCTTAAGgctcacatgagagttcacactcgAGAGAAACCTTTCAAATGTGAGCAGTGTGGAAAAACATTCACAACTAACAAGGGCCTtaagacacacaaaaaaaactacACTGGTGAACGTGAAAGGCCGTATAGCTGCcgtcaatgtggaaagagtttctcaataaaaataaaccttAAAAATCACATActaattcacactggagagagagcTTTCACATGTCATGAGTGTGGAAAGAGTGTCAAAAGAAAAGGAGAACTTCAGGGACACATAAGAATTCATTCTTCTGAGAGACCTTACACATGCAgtcagtgtggaaagactttCAGATGGGCAAAGACTTTCAAAAATCACATGGTCTCTCACGCTGGAGAGAGTCAgtttaactgtgatcagtgtggcgAAAAATTTAGTCTGGCAGAAAACTTACAGACACACCTGAAAATTCATGCAAATGAGAGGCCTTACTTGTGTTCCTTCTGTGGAATGAGATTTCCACGGCTGGACTATTTGAAAGAGCACCAGAAACTACATTCAGGTGTGAACGCTCACGTGTGCTCTGAGTGTGGGAATATCTTCGCTAGTACCACCTGTCTGAAAGAGCACAGAAAAATCCACATAGGAGAGAAACCTCACAAGTCAGGAGAAAAACCTCACAAGTGTTCAcaatgtgggaagagtttctcTCAGTCAGCACACCTGAAGACACATGAGCGAGTGCAcacaggagagaagccgtacCAATGCCCTctatgtgggaagagtttcagcACATCGAGTGCTCGACTGAGACATAGCACAAATAACTGTCCAAAGCTGTCAACGTGAGCACGCTTCATTTTCAAGTCTGAAGTTTGTCAGTGCAGAGGTTTAAATTCAGATAAACTGCTCCTAAATAATAGAGAGTTAATGCAAGCATTGAAGTTTTTGagcattcaaaattattttgtttctgttgaAGGGATATGCACAAAGAAATGAAAAGTGATCATTCCAACGCAAAAAGAGTTCTGTGCCCTGTTCAAAGCTTGACCAACATCCATTACAGtgtgcattttacagtcattcCTTTATACCAGCTGAAGTGGTTCCCCACATAAAACTGAATTGGTTGGAACATTTTGTGTCTTGATCAGAAAATCTGAGACTATTTCACAGATTGAGGTTCTGCAGTAAACAGCACAGTGAATCAATGATCTGGTCGTAGTCGCTTTGAAAAAATGTGCTTAacagattagttcactttcaaatgaaaatatatatattatattatttgaaaatatatatattaataaatatctgcacgcatccaagctttataatggcagtgaacaagACGAGTATgcgctgaagaaagtgcctccatcaacatccatccatcatacacggctccggggggttaataaaggccttctgaagcaaagtgatgcatttgtaaaacaaaaaatccatatttaacaagttataaagtgtaatatctagcttctgccagacaaCCTTCCGTATttaacttacgaagaaagttgAACTGGAGTCacatcagttaagctttttccgtaagttgaatagggaaggcgtaggatgtagcacaagctttttgaactgcgagaggcgttacactttcttcgtaagttgaatacggaaggcggtatggcggaagctagatactTCActtaataacttgttaaatatggatatttttcttacacaaaccccccggagccgtgtggagtacgtttatgatggatggatgtggatagaAGCACTTCTTTCTTCTCATATTTGTTGATCCCgttcattgccattataaagcttggatgcatcaggatatttattaatatatctagattgtgttcatcagaaggaagaaagtcatatacacctaggatggtttgaggatgagtaaagcggtaattttcatttaaaagtgaactaatcctttaatgcaaaaacacaaatttagcTCTGTTTACAGTCAGAATATGCACCTCATGCAGTTTGCATATGTATTATAGATATGTCCTTAGACATTCAATGGATGgataaaaatgatgaaatattattaaaaaatatgttcatttgtgttctgaagatgaagtcttgtgtttggaatgacttgaggacaagttttcatttttgggtgatctatgcCTTTAATATAAAGACCTTCAACCTGTAGAAGAGAACAATCCTGTCTGAATGAAGTGTATATGGACAGTGATTAGTTTTTCTTGATCTATGTAAATGACGACTGATCAGCAGCATTAAAGGAATAatccacccaaaaataaaacttatctCATCATTGACTCATGGAATCCCCGATATAAATGACATGATGTttcattaacaaagttcaggaggagcacgttcagataattaacctaattagcatGAGAGGAgcacattcagttaatcaactcaattaACGATAAGAGGTATATATACAGCAGACTTGCCTCCATTCGTtgagtttatcagcatccctttcccaccccatctcctcacttctagttctaACTATTCTTATCACAGctgggggagtactctgggttcggccCA
Encoded here:
- the LOC127504988 gene encoding zinc finger protein 160-like is translated as MEMKVVKEESDNMSEPCKEEQRDLVEVKEESEELSEVEKHGFVTGEHSSNSSQIEKPGDVFTCPQCGKSFKVKGNLKAHMRVHTGEKPFKCPRCGKGFKHKGHVRTHIRIHTGEMPFKCHQCGKSFNERGNLKAHMRVHTREKPFKCEQCGKTFTTNKGLKTHKKNYTGERERPYSCRQCGKSFSIKINLKNHILIHTGERAFTCHECGKSVKRKGELQGHIRIHSSERPYTCSQCGKTFRWAKTFKNHMVSHAGESQFNCDQCGEKFSLAENLQTHLKIHANERPYLCSFCGMRFPRLDYLKEHQKLHSGVNAHVCSECGNIFASTTCLKEHRKIHIGEKPHKSGEKPHKCSQCGKSFSQSAHLKTHERVHTGEKPYQCPLCGKSFSTSSARLRHSTNNCPKLST